The following proteins are encoded in a genomic region of Neoarius graeffei isolate fNeoGra1 chromosome 6, fNeoGra1.pri, whole genome shotgun sequence:
- the dcun1d5 gene encoding DCN1-like protein 5, which translates to MPVKKKRKSCGSEDPSIRKCKITSYCRTQTPGRLINSEDQFSSKKCLAWFYEYAGPDDVVGPEGMEKFCEDIGVEPENIIMLVLAWKLEAPNMGFFTKEEWLKGMTSLQCDCTERLQGKLDYLRSQLNDAAVFRNIYRYAFDFARDKDQRSLDMDTAKSMLALLLGRTWPLFPVFHQFLEQSKYKVMNKDQWYNVLEFSRTVNSDLSNYDEDGAWPVMLDEFVEWYKARLTL; encoded by the exons ATGCctgtaaaaaagaaaagaaagtccTGTGGTTCTGAAGACCCCAGCATCCGGAAGTGCAAAATTACCAG TTACTGTAGGACACAGACTCCTGGGAGGTTGATAAACTCTGAAGATCAGTTCTCCAGCAAGAAGTGCCTTGCGTGGTTTTATGAATATGCAG GACCGGATGATGTGGTGGGACCTGAGGGCATGGAGAAGTTCTGTGAGGATATTGGTGTTGAACCTGAGAAT ATTATCATGCTAGTCTTAGCCTGGAAACTAGAAGCACCAAATATGGGATTTTTCACAAAAGAAGAGTGGCTGAAGGGAATGACGTCACTGCA ATGTGATTGCACAGAACGGTTACAAGGCAAACTCGACTATCTGCGCTCTCAGCTGAACGACGCAGCCGTGTTCAGGAACATTTACAGATACGCCTTTGACTTTGCCAGg GATAAAGACCAGCGTAGTTTAGACATGGACACTGCAAAGTCAATGTTGGCGCTGCTTCTTGGAAGGACATGGCCCTTGTTTCCGGTGTTTCACCAGTTTTTAGAG CAATCCAAGTATAAGGTTATGAATAAGGATCAGTGGTACAACGTCTTAGAGTTCAGCCGCACTGTTAACTCAGACCTCAGTAACTACGACGAGGACGGAGCTT gGCCGGTGATGCTGGACGAGTTTGTGGAATGGTATAAAGCCAGACTGACTTTATAG